One genomic segment of Ricinus communis isolate WT05 ecotype wild-type chromosome 3, ASM1957865v1, whole genome shotgun sequence includes these proteins:
- the LOC8258877 gene encoding probable LRR receptor-like serine/threonine-protein kinase At2g23950 isoform X1: MAFKLFLVSFIVFLSLAKLSASYEPRNHEVEALITIREALNDPHGVLNNWDEDSVDPCSWAMITCSPDNLVIGLGAPSQSLSGTLSGTIGNLTNLRQVLLQNNNITGEIPPELGTLPKLQTLDLSNNRFSGLVPDSLGQLNSLQYLRLNNNSLSGPFPAALAKIPQLAFLDLSYNNLSGPVPKFPARTFNVVGNPLICGSGANEGCFGSASNGPLSFSLNASSGKLAIPLSFLWLTYQFLLNNFLLNLSLGKHKTKKLAIALGVSLSFVFLLLLALALLWLRKKQRSQMIANINDKQDEKLLGLGNLRNFTFRQLQLATDNFSSKNILGAGGFGNVYKGKLGDGTMVAVKRLKDVTGNSGNSQFRTELEMISLAVHRNLLRLIGYCATPNERLLVYPYMSNGSVASRLRGKPPLDWNTRKRIAIGAARGLLYLHEQCDPKIIHRDVKAANVLLDDFCEAVVGDFGLAKQLDPAASHVTTAVRGTVGHIAPEYLSTGQSSEKTDVFGFGILLIELITGMRALEFGKTVNQKGAMLEWVKKIQQEKKVEELVDKELDGMYDRIEVGEMLQVALLCTQYLPAHRPKMSEVVRMLEGDGLAEKWAKSHNHINPVMILSYKNNTNKSTIRPTSTTTTATKQDENSNDRSSNNTFGLGMDDDDDEHSLDSYAMELSGPR, encoded by the exons ATGGCTTTCAAGctctttcttgtttctttcataGTCTTTCTCTCTTTGGCAAAACTTTCTGCTTCATACGAGCCTCGAAACCATGAAG TGGAGGCTTTGATAACTATACGAGAAGCATTAAATGATCCACATGGTGTTTTAAACAACTGGGATGAGGACTCTGTAGACCCTTGCAGTTGGGCTATGATCACTTGCTCACCTGATAATCTTGTTATTGGCtt GGGTGCTCCAAGCCAATCTCTCTCTGGAACTCTGTCTGGGACCATTGGAAACCTCACTAATCTTCGTCAAGT GTTGCTGCAGAATAATAACATCACAGGTGAAATCCCACCGGAACTTGGTACACTTCCAAAACTTCAGACCTTGGATCTCTCCAACAACAGGTTCTCCGGTTTGGTACCAGATTCTCTTGGCCAGCTAAATAGCCTGCAATACTT GAGGCTGAACAATAATAGCTTGTCTGGGCCATTTCCTGCCGCTTTAGCCAAAATCCCACAGCTTGCTTTCTT AGACTTGTCTTATAACAATCTGAGTGGACCAGTGCCCAAGTTCCCTGCAAGAACATTTAA TGTCGTGGGCAATCCATTGATTTGTGGAAGTGGTGCCAATGAGGGTTGCTTTGGATCAGCCAGTAATGGtcctctttccttttctctgAATGCATCATCTGGTAAACTAGCTATACCACTTTCTTTTCTCTGGTTGACCTATCAATTTCTGTTGAATAACTTTCTACTTAATCTTAGTTTAGGCAAACACAAGACCAAAAAATTAGCAATTGCACTTGGGGTTAGCCTCAGCTTTGTCTTCCTCTTGCTCTTAGCACTTGCACTACTTTGGCTGAGGAAGAAGCAGAGAAGCCAAATGATAGCCAACATTAATG ACAAACAAGACGAAAAGCTACTTGGCCTAGGTAATCTCAGGAATTTCACCTTCAGACAGCTCCAACTTGCCACAGACAACTTCAGCTCAAAGAATATTCTTGGTGCTGGAGGCTTTGGCAATGTGTACAAGGGGAAGCTAGGAGATGGGACAATGGTAGCAGTGAAGCGGCTGAAGGATGTGACTGGAAATTCTGGGAATTCACAATTTAGGACAGAACTGGAAATGATCAGCCTTGCTGTTCACCGGAATTTGCTCAGATTGATAGGATATTGTGCCACTCCTAATGAGAGGCTTTTGGTCTATCCATACATGTCCAATGGTAGTGTGGCCTCCAGGCTTAGAG GAAAACCACCATTAGATTGGAACACGAGGAAGAGGATAGCAATTGGAGCTGCAAGGGGTCTTCTATACCTGCACGAACAATGTGATCCTAAGATAATCCATAGAGATGTGAAGGCTGCTAATGTGCTCCTTGATGACTTTTGTGAGGCTGTAGTTGGTGATTTTGGACTTGCAAAGCAACTTGACCCTGCTGCTTCTCATGTCACCACTGCTGTCCGTGGCACTGTTGGGCACATTGCGCCGGAATACCTCTCCACTGGACAATCTTCTGAGAAAACTGATGTTTTTGGATTTGGCATTCTCTTGATCGAGCTCATAACTGGAATGAGAGCTCTTGAGTTTGGAAAAACTGTTAATCAAAAAGGAGCAATGCTCGAGTGG GTGAAAAAGATacaacaagaaaagaaagtggaAGAGTTGGTGGACAAAGAGCTAGATGGCATGTACGATCGGATTGAGGTAGGAGAGATGCTGCAAGTAGCTCTTTTGTGCACTCAATACCTCCCAGCCCATCGTCCCAAAATGTCGGAAGTGGTCCGGATGCTTGAAGGCGATGGCCTCGCTGAGAAATGGGCAAAATCACACAATCATATCAATCCTGTCATGATCCTCTCTTACAAGAACAACACCAATAAAAGCACTATTCGACCTACCAGTACCACCACTACTGCGACTAAACAGGATGAAAATAGCAATGACCGATCGAGCAACAACACGTTCGGCCTCGGaatggatgatgatgatgatgaacaTTCTTTGGATTCCTATGCCATGGAACTCTCTGGTccaagataa
- the LOC8258877 gene encoding probable LRR receptor-like serine/threonine-protein kinase At4g30520 isoform X2 — protein sequence MAFKLFLVSFIVFLSLAKLSASYEPRNHEVEALITIREALNDPHGVLNNWDEDSVDPCSWAMITCSPDNLVIGLGAPSQSLSGTLSGTIGNLTNLRQVLLQNNNITGEIPPELGTLPKLQTLDLSNNRFSGLVPDSLGQLNSLQYLRLNNNSLSGPFPAALAKIPQLAFLDLSYNNLSGPVPKFPARTFNVVGNPLICGSGANEGCFGSASNGPLSFSLNASSGKHKTKKLAIALGVSLSFVFLLLLALALLWLRKKQRSQMIANINDKQDEKLLGLGNLRNFTFRQLQLATDNFSSKNILGAGGFGNVYKGKLGDGTMVAVKRLKDVTGNSGNSQFRTELEMISLAVHRNLLRLIGYCATPNERLLVYPYMSNGSVASRLRGKPPLDWNTRKRIAIGAARGLLYLHEQCDPKIIHRDVKAANVLLDDFCEAVVGDFGLAKQLDPAASHVTTAVRGTVGHIAPEYLSTGQSSEKTDVFGFGILLIELITGMRALEFGKTVNQKGAMLEWVKKIQQEKKVEELVDKELDGMYDRIEVGEMLQVALLCTQYLPAHRPKMSEVVRMLEGDGLAEKWAKSHNHINPVMILSYKNNTNKSTIRPTSTTTTATKQDENSNDRSSNNTFGLGMDDDDDEHSLDSYAMELSGPR from the exons ATGGCTTTCAAGctctttcttgtttctttcataGTCTTTCTCTCTTTGGCAAAACTTTCTGCTTCATACGAGCCTCGAAACCATGAAG TGGAGGCTTTGATAACTATACGAGAAGCATTAAATGATCCACATGGTGTTTTAAACAACTGGGATGAGGACTCTGTAGACCCTTGCAGTTGGGCTATGATCACTTGCTCACCTGATAATCTTGTTATTGGCtt GGGTGCTCCAAGCCAATCTCTCTCTGGAACTCTGTCTGGGACCATTGGAAACCTCACTAATCTTCGTCAAGT GTTGCTGCAGAATAATAACATCACAGGTGAAATCCCACCGGAACTTGGTACACTTCCAAAACTTCAGACCTTGGATCTCTCCAACAACAGGTTCTCCGGTTTGGTACCAGATTCTCTTGGCCAGCTAAATAGCCTGCAATACTT GAGGCTGAACAATAATAGCTTGTCTGGGCCATTTCCTGCCGCTTTAGCCAAAATCCCACAGCTTGCTTTCTT AGACTTGTCTTATAACAATCTGAGTGGACCAGTGCCCAAGTTCCCTGCAAGAACATTTAA TGTCGTGGGCAATCCATTGATTTGTGGAAGTGGTGCCAATGAGGGTTGCTTTGGATCAGCCAGTAATGGtcctctttccttttctctgAATGCATCATCTG GCAAACACAAGACCAAAAAATTAGCAATTGCACTTGGGGTTAGCCTCAGCTTTGTCTTCCTCTTGCTCTTAGCACTTGCACTACTTTGGCTGAGGAAGAAGCAGAGAAGCCAAATGATAGCCAACATTAATG ACAAACAAGACGAAAAGCTACTTGGCCTAGGTAATCTCAGGAATTTCACCTTCAGACAGCTCCAACTTGCCACAGACAACTTCAGCTCAAAGAATATTCTTGGTGCTGGAGGCTTTGGCAATGTGTACAAGGGGAAGCTAGGAGATGGGACAATGGTAGCAGTGAAGCGGCTGAAGGATGTGACTGGAAATTCTGGGAATTCACAATTTAGGACAGAACTGGAAATGATCAGCCTTGCTGTTCACCGGAATTTGCTCAGATTGATAGGATATTGTGCCACTCCTAATGAGAGGCTTTTGGTCTATCCATACATGTCCAATGGTAGTGTGGCCTCCAGGCTTAGAG GAAAACCACCATTAGATTGGAACACGAGGAAGAGGATAGCAATTGGAGCTGCAAGGGGTCTTCTATACCTGCACGAACAATGTGATCCTAAGATAATCCATAGAGATGTGAAGGCTGCTAATGTGCTCCTTGATGACTTTTGTGAGGCTGTAGTTGGTGATTTTGGACTTGCAAAGCAACTTGACCCTGCTGCTTCTCATGTCACCACTGCTGTCCGTGGCACTGTTGGGCACATTGCGCCGGAATACCTCTCCACTGGACAATCTTCTGAGAAAACTGATGTTTTTGGATTTGGCATTCTCTTGATCGAGCTCATAACTGGAATGAGAGCTCTTGAGTTTGGAAAAACTGTTAATCAAAAAGGAGCAATGCTCGAGTGG GTGAAAAAGATacaacaagaaaagaaagtggaAGAGTTGGTGGACAAAGAGCTAGATGGCATGTACGATCGGATTGAGGTAGGAGAGATGCTGCAAGTAGCTCTTTTGTGCACTCAATACCTCCCAGCCCATCGTCCCAAAATGTCGGAAGTGGTCCGGATGCTTGAAGGCGATGGCCTCGCTGAGAAATGGGCAAAATCACACAATCATATCAATCCTGTCATGATCCTCTCTTACAAGAACAACACCAATAAAAGCACTATTCGACCTACCAGTACCACCACTACTGCGACTAAACAGGATGAAAATAGCAATGACCGATCGAGCAACAACACGTTCGGCCTCGGaatggatgatgatgatgatgaacaTTCTTTGGATTCCTATGCCATGGAACTCTCTGGTccaagataa